A stretch of the Lachnospiraceae bacterium genome encodes the following:
- a CDS encoding LL-diaminopimelate aminotransferase gives MKLNHQYEKLEESYLFSTIAGKVADFQKQNPQASIIRLGIGDVTRPLCTSVDMALVEGAQEQGKAESFHGYGPEQGYAFLREAIAAYYQTQLQADVKTEDIFVSDGAKSDLGNILDLFSADNTVLIPDPVYPVYRDTNVMDGRRIVYLQATKENGFLPMPPAGQQADLIYLCSPNNPTGAVYSREQLAAWVAYALEQKAVILFDAAYEAFVQEGYPRSIFEIPGARDCAIEFCSLSKTAGFTGTRCGYTVVPQELSREGMRLHAMWLRRQITKFNGVSYPVQRAAAQVFTQAGMMGCRANLAVYQENARVIAETLDQMGIWYTGGVHSPYIWMECPDQMTSWEFFDDLLAKTGIVGTPGSGFGRNGEGFFRLTAFGSVKDTREAMRRLKSVYGEA, from the coding sequence ATGAAATTAAATCATCAGTATGAGAAATTAGAGGAAAGCTATTTGTTTTCAACGATTGCGGGCAAGGTGGCCGACTTTCAGAAGCAAAATCCGCAGGCCAGCATCATTCGGCTGGGGATCGGCGATGTGACGCGGCCGCTGTGCACGTCGGTCGATATGGCGCTCGTGGAGGGCGCGCAGGAGCAGGGAAAGGCAGAAAGCTTTCATGGCTACGGGCCTGAGCAGGGCTATGCGTTTTTGCGGGAGGCCATTGCCGCATATTATCAGACGCAGCTGCAGGCAGATGTGAAAACAGAGGATATTTTTGTGAGCGACGGTGCGAAAAGCGATCTGGGCAATATTTTAGATCTGTTCAGCGCCGATAATACCGTGCTGATCCCGGATCCTGTATATCCGGTGTACCGCGATACCAACGTGATGGACGGTCGGCGTATTGTCTATCTGCAGGCGACAAAGGAAAACGGCTTTTTGCCGATGCCGCCGGCCGGCCAGCAGGCGGATCTGATTTATCTGTGTTCGCCCAATAATCCCACTGGCGCGGTGTACAGCCGGGAGCAGCTGGCAGCGTGGGTCGCCTATGCGCTGGAGCAGAAGGCGGTCATCCTGTTTGACGCGGCCTATGAGGCCTTTGTGCAGGAGGGCTATCCGCGTAGCATTTTTGAGATTCCGGGCGCCAGAGACTGCGCCATTGAGTTCTGCTCGTTATCCAAGACGGCCGGCTTTACCGGCACGCGCTGCGGCTATACGGTGGTGCCGCAGGAGCTTAGCAGAGAAGGCATGCGGCTGCATGCCATGTGGCTGCGCCGCCAGATAACCAAGTTTAACGGCGTGTCCTATCCGGTGCAAAGAGCAGCGGCGCAGGTGTTCACGCAGGCGGGCATGATGGGATGCCGGGCGAATCTGGCAGTGTATCAGGAGAATGCGCGGGTCATCGCGGAGACGCTCGATCAGATGGGCATCTGGTACACGGGCGGCGTGCATTCACCGTATATCTGGATGGAGTGCCCGGATCAAATGACCTCTTGGGAGTTTTTTGATGACTTGCTGGCCAAAACGGGCATCGTGGGCACGCCGGGCAGCGGATTCGGCCGAAACGGCGAGGGCTTCTTCCGGCTTACTGCCTTTGGCAGCGTAAAGGATACCCGGGAGGCCATGCGGCGGCTGAAGAGCGTATATGGTGAAGCCTGA
- a CDS encoding amidophosphoribosyltransferase, translated as MRKINEECGVFGAYQVEDAASAVYFGLHSLQHRGQEGAGIAVSDGKAIALHKGAGLVTEVMDAAHLRQLGGVHGIGHVRYATEGGAEPENIQPLIARAQIGSLAVCHNGQIVNAAKLRLEQEEKGHIFHGTSDSEIILHLIQGQKGPLMEKIKKACRQLEGAFAFLILTDRSLYAIRDRHGLRPLSIGYYGDGYLISSETCGFDAVGGVFWRDVEPGEVVKFSQKGIEFCYYTEEIEQRLCSMEHIYFARPDSNLDGLNVHTMRKRTGRLLAQKDEGTLEADMVVAVPDSAMSAASGYSETSGLPLEMGLIKNRYVGRTFIEPTQQQREMGVRMKLSVNRRVVEGKRVVLIDDSLVRSTTARRIIAQLRSAGVKEVHLRIAAPEYRYPCFYGVDTATREELISAQMDPEELCAYLKADSLKFLTVEDLKKAYGSDRFCFSCFTGEYVTALYK; from the coding sequence ATGCGGAAAATCAATGAGGAGTGCGGCGTTTTTGGAGCGTATCAGGTGGAAGATGCGGCTTCGGCTGTGTATTTTGGCCTGCACAGCCTGCAGCACCGCGGGCAGGAGGGCGCCGGCATTGCGGTGAGCGACGGCAAAGCGATTGCTCTGCATAAGGGCGCGGGGCTGGTGACGGAGGTGATGGATGCGGCGCATCTAAGGCAGCTGGGCGGCGTGCATGGGATTGGGCATGTGCGCTATGCGACGGAGGGCGGCGCGGAGCCGGAGAATATCCAGCCGCTGATTGCGCGGGCGCAGATCGGCAGCCTGGCCGTGTGCCATAACGGGCAGATTGTGAATGCGGCGAAGCTGCGGCTGGAACAGGAGGAAAAGGGACATATTTTTCACGGCACCAGCGACAGCGAGATTATCCTGCATCTGATCCAGGGGCAGAAGGGGCCGCTGATGGAGAAAATCAAAAAGGCCTGCCGGCAGCTGGAGGGGGCGTTTGCTTTTTTGATTCTGACGGACCGGAGCCTCTATGCGATCCGCGACCGGCATGGGCTGCGGCCGCTTTCGATCGGCTATTACGGAGACGGCTATCTGATCAGCAGCGAGACCTGCGGCTTTGATGCGGTGGGTGGCGTTTTTTGGCGCGATGTGGAGCCGGGCGAGGTGGTGAAGTTTTCGCAAAAGGGGATTGAGTTCTGCTATTACACCGAGGAAATCGAGCAGAGGCTGTGCAGCATGGAGCACATCTACTTTGCGCGCCCTGACAGCAATCTGGACGGGCTTAACGTGCATACAATGCGCAAAAGGACAGGGCGCCTATTGGCGCAAAAGGACGAAGGCACCTTGGAGGCCGATATGGTTGTGGCGGTGCCGGATTCGGCTATGTCGGCGGCCAGCGGCTACAGCGAGACGAGCGGACTGCCGCTGGAGATGGGGCTGATCAAGAACCGCTATGTGGGACGGACCTTCATCGAGCCCACGCAGCAGCAGCGGGAGATGGGCGTGCGCATGAAGCTTTCGGTGAACCGGAGAGTGGTAGAGGGCAAACGGGTTGTCCTGATCGATGATTCTCTGGTGCGCAGCACGACAGCGCGGCGGATCATTGCGCAGCTGCGCAGTGCCGGCGTGAAGGAGGTGCATCTGCGGATTGCAGCGCCTGAGTACCGCTATCCGTGCTTTTACGGCGTGGACACGGCTACGCGCGAGGAGCTCATTTCGGCGCAGATGGACCCGGAGGAGCTGTGCGCCTATCTGAAGGCGGATTCTTTAAAATTTTTAACGGTGGAGGATCTGAAGAAAGCGTATGGCAGCGACCGCTTTTGCTTTTCCTGTTTCACGGGAGAGTATGTAACAGCGCTTTACAAATAG
- the carB gene encoding carbamoyl-phosphate synthase large subunit, translating to MPLSKTIHKVLVIGSGPIVIGQAAEFDYAGTQACRALKEEGLEVVLVNSNPATIMTDHAMADHIYIEPLNLETVQRIIEKEKPDSLLSTLGGQTGLTLSMQLAKSGFLAQHHVQLLGADPETIDKAEDRQRFKDTMEAIGEPVIPSAVVNTLEEAEAFAAQIGYPVIVRPAFTLGGSGGGIAQDERQLREIAEAGLRLSPITQVLVERCIAGWKEIEFEVMRDGSGNCITVCSMENMDPVGIHTGDSIVVAPALTLADKEYQMLRSAALNIIQAMGIEGGCNCQFALHPGSFEYAVIEVNPRVSRSSALASKATGYPIARVAAKIALGYRLDEITNEVTGKTKACFEPALDYVVVKLPKWPFDKFVYADRRLGTQMKATGEVMAIGKSFEEALLKAVRGAEIAQYDLNRERMRTLTDEALQEKLLAQDDERLFALYEALRRGAKTSELHALTGIDLWFLEKLLHIQRLDEAMHLQEVDQALYRTLKKWGFPDQVIPAGSWQHEPAAYQMVDTCSAEFAARTPYFYGAHGCCDEAGAFIAARPQKKPVVMVLGSGPIRIGQGIEFDYACVHCVWALQKAGYEVVIVNNNPETVSTDFNTADRLYFEPLTPEDVLDIAAIEQPVGAVVSFGGQTAIKLTQCLAEHQIPILGTPPDSIDAAEDRGRFDALLESLGIKRPDGRVVHTEQEALAAAKELGYPVLMRPSYVLGGQNMIIAFADADIEEYMKIILAQEGENEVLIDQYLMGTELEVDAICDGETVLIPGIMEHIERAGVHSGDSIAVYPAWNVSAKQTERLIEYSTQLALSLQTRGLINIQYVIYEDQIYVIEVNPRSSRTVPYISKVTGVPMVELASRIMAGETLRSMGYQGGLYPHGQQYAVKVPVFSFEKLHNVDTQLGPEMKSTGEVLGVARTMEEALYKGLVAAGYEMKKQGGVLITVRDTDKKEIGEIARQYAKLGFALFATEGTARVLREQGLTAQPVKKIHEGADNTRALLESGRIQYIISTSAKGRIPARDSVKIRRKAVELGIPCLTSLDTARALAGSLQSRYRAYNVELVDMNRLPHESRRRAFVKMQGCGNDYIYFDCFEQPLENPEALSVQLSQEHFGIGGDGIILIEPSAVADGRMRIFNKDGSEGRMCGNGIRCVGKYLYDSGRVKKTELTVETKSGIKRLSLEVFDGQVLSVTVDMGPAVLAPEQIPVRLEGPQVVDRPALVGGREQRITCVSMGNPHCVIFETDVEGLALEERGACVETDPLFPESVNTEFVQVLDAHTLRMRVWERGSGETWACGTGACAAAVAAVLNGYCAKNEEITVHLRGGDLKIRYTDETVYMTGAAVTVFTGEVAI from the coding sequence ATGCCGCTGAGTAAAACCATTCATAAGGTGCTGGTGATCGGGTCAGGCCCCATTGTGATCGGGCAGGCCGCCGAATTTGACTATGCAGGCACGCAGGCCTGCCGCGCATTAAAAGAAGAGGGCCTGGAGGTGGTGCTGGTCAATTCCAATCCGGCCACCATCATGACCGATCATGCCATGGCCGATCATATTTATATCGAGCCGCTGAATCTGGAGACGGTCCAGAGAATCATCGAAAAGGAGAAGCCCGACAGCCTGCTTTCCACCCTTGGTGGCCAGACGGGGCTCACGCTCTCGATGCAGCTTGCGAAAAGCGGCTTTCTGGCGCAGCATCATGTGCAGCTTCTGGGAGCGGATCCGGAAACCATCGATAAGGCGGAGGACCGGCAGCGGTTTAAGGATACGATGGAGGCCATCGGCGAGCCGGTGATCCCTTCGGCGGTGGTGAATACGCTGGAGGAGGCGGAGGCCTTTGCCGCGCAGATTGGCTATCCGGTGATCGTGCGGCCGGCCTTTACGCTGGGCGGATCAGGCGGCGGCATTGCGCAGGATGAGAGGCAGCTGCGGGAGATTGCGGAGGCAGGGCTGCGTCTGTCGCCGATTACGCAGGTGCTGGTAGAGCGATGCATTGCCGGCTGGAAGGAGATCGAATTTGAGGTCATGCGCGACGGCAGCGGCAACTGCATTACCGTATGCTCTATGGAGAATATGGATCCGGTGGGGATCCATACCGGTGATTCGATCGTGGTTGCGCCGGCGCTCACGCTGGCGGATAAGGAATATCAGATGCTGCGCTCGGCGGCGCTGAATATCATTCAGGCCATGGGCATTGAGGGGGGCTGCAACTGCCAGTTTGCCCTTCATCCGGGCAGCTTTGAATATGCGGTGATCGAGGTGAATCCGCGGGTGTCGCGCTCCTCGGCGCTGGCTTCGAAGGCAACGGGCTATCCGATTGCACGCGTGGCGGCAAAGATTGCGCTGGGCTACCGGCTGGATGAGATCACCAACGAGGTTACGGGCAAAACGAAGGCCTGCTTCGAGCCGGCGCTCGACTATGTGGTGGTTAAGCTTCCCAAATGGCCGTTTGACAAATTTGTGTACGCAGACCGCAGGCTCGGCACGCAGATGAAGGCGACCGGCGAGGTAATGGCCATCGGAAAGAGCTTTGAAGAGGCACTGCTCAAGGCCGTGCGCGGCGCGGAGATTGCGCAGTATGATCTAAACAGAGAGAGGATGCGCACTTTGACGGATGAGGCCCTGCAGGAAAAGCTGCTGGCGCAGGATGATGAGCGGCTCTTTGCCCTCTATGAAGCGCTGCGCCGCGGCGCCAAAACGAGCGAGCTGCATGCGCTGACGGGGATTGATCTATGGTTTTTGGAAAAGCTGCTGCATATTCAGAGGCTCGATGAGGCGATGCACCTCCAAGAGGTGGATCAGGCGCTGTACCGTACGCTGAAAAAATGGGGCTTTCCGGATCAGGTGATCCCGGCCGGCAGCTGGCAGCATGAGCCGGCGGCCTATCAGATGGTGGATACCTGCAGCGCGGAATTTGCCGCGCGCACGCCCTACTTTTACGGCGCGCACGGCTGCTGCGACGAGGCCGGCGCTTTTATTGCGGCGCGGCCGCAGAAAAAGCCGGTGGTCATGGTGCTTGGCTCCGGGCCGATTCGCATTGGACAGGGCATTGAGTTTGACTATGCCTGCGTGCACTGCGTATGGGCGCTGCAAAAAGCAGGCTATGAGGTCGTGATTGTTAACAACAATCCGGAGACCGTGTCTACGGATTTTAATACGGCCGACCGGCTCTATTTTGAGCCGCTTACGCCGGAGGATGTGCTGGATATCGCAGCCATTGAGCAGCCCGTCGGCGCCGTGGTCTCGTTTGGCGGTCAGACAGCGATCAAGCTTACCCAGTGTTTGGCGGAGCATCAGATCCCGATTTTAGGGACGCCGCCCGACAGCATCGACGCGGCGGAGGACCGCGGTCGCTTTGACGCGCTGCTGGAAAGTCTGGGCATCAAACGGCCTGACGGGCGGGTCGTGCACACTGAGCAGGAGGCGCTTGCCGCGGCAAAAGAGCTGGGCTATCCGGTGCTGATGCGGCCGAGCTATGTGCTGGGCGGCCAGAATATGATCATTGCCTTTGCCGATGCCGATATCGAAGAATATATGAAGATCATCCTCGCGCAGGAGGGAGAAAATGAGGTGCTGATCGATCAGTACCTGATGGGGACGGAGCTGGAGGTGGATGCGATCTGCGACGGCGAAACAGTCCTGATCCCCGGAATTATGGAGCATATTGAGCGGGCCGGTGTGCATTCGGGCGATTCCATTGCCGTCTACCCGGCCTGGAACGTATCGGCAAAGCAGACAGAGCGCCTGATTGAGTATTCAACGCAGCTGGCGCTTTCCCTGCAGACCAGAGGGCTGATCAATATTCAATATGTGATCTATGAGGATCAGATCTATGTGATCGAGGTCAATCCGCGCTCCTCGCGCACGGTGCCCTATATCAGCAAGGTGACGGGCGTGCCGATGGTGGAGCTGGCCAGCCGCATCATGGCCGGCGAGACGCTGCGCTCAATGGGCTATCAGGGCGGCCTCTATCCGCATGGCCAGCAGTACGCGGTCAAGGTGCCGGTGTTTTCCTTTGAAAAGCTGCACAACGTGGACACGCAGCTCGGTCCGGAGATGAAATCCACCGGCGAGGTGCTGGGCGTGGCGCGGACGATGGAGGAAGCGCTCTATAAAGGCCTCGTGGCCGCCGGATATGAGATGAAGAAGCAGGGCGGCGTACTGATCACGGTGCGCGACACCGACAAAAAGGAGATCGGCGAGATCGCGCGCCAGTATGCCAAGCTGGGCTTTGCACTGTTTGCGACAGAGGGAACGGCCCGCGTGCTCAGGGAGCAGGGGCTGACGGCGCAGCCAGTAAAGAAGATTCATGAGGGCGCAGATAACACAAGAGCGCTTCTGGAGAGCGGCCGCATCCAGTACATCATTTCGACCTCTGCCAAAGGCCGGATCCCGGCGAGGGACAGCGTCAAAATCCGCCGCAAGGCGGTTGAACTGGGCATCCCCTGCCTGACATCGCTCGATACGGCGAGAGCGCTGGCCGGCAGCCTGCAGAGCCGCTACCGCGCATACAACGTGGAGCTGGTGGATATGAACCGGCTGCCGCACGAAAGCCGCAGGAGAGCCTTTGTGAAGATGCAGGGCTGCGGCAATGACTATATCTATTTTGACTGCTTTGAGCAGCCGCTCGAAAATCCGGAGGCGCTCAGCGTGCAGCTTTCGCAGGAACACTTTGGCATCGGCGGCGACGGCATCATCCTGATCGAACCCTCGGCGGTCGCAGACGGGCGGATGCGGATCTTCAACAAGGACGGCAGTGAGGGCCGCATGTGCGGCAACGGGATCCGCTGCGTCGGCAAATACTTATACGACAGCGGAAGGGTGAAAAAAACGGAGCTTACGGTCGAGACAAAGAGCGGCATTAAGCGGCTTTCGCTGGAGGTGTTTGACGGCCAAGTGCTGAGCGTGACGGTGGATATGGGACCGGCGGTGCTGGCGCCGGAGCAGATCCCAGTGCGGCTGGAGGGGCCGCAGGTGGTGGACCGACCGGCTCTGGTAGGCGGCCGCGAGCAGCGGATCACCTGCGTGTCGATGGGCAATCCGCACTGCGTGATCTTTGAAACGGATGTAGAAGGGCTGGCGCTGGAAGAACGGGGCGCCTGCGTGGAGACGGATCCGCTGTTTCCGGAGAGCGTGAACACGGAATTTGTACAGGTGCTGGATGCGCACACGCTGCGCATGCGGGTTTGGGAGCGCGGCAGCGGCGAGACATGGGCATGCGGCACTGGAGCCTGCGCGGCGGCTGTGGCAGCGGTTTTGAATGGATATTGTGCGAAAAATGAAGAGATTACCGTGCATCTGCGCGGCGGCGATCTGAAGATCCGCTACACCGACGAAACGGTGTACATGACGGGCGCGGCAGTGACGGTATTTACAGGGGAGGTTGCAATCTGA
- a CDS encoding CTP synthase — MAAKYIFVTGGVVSGLGKGITAASLGRLLKARGFKVAAQKLDPYINIDPGTMSPYQHGEVFVTEDGAETDLDLGHYERFIDENLNQYSNLTTGKVYWNVLNKERRGEYLGETIQVIPHITNEIKAFIYSVQKKTDADIVITEIGGTTGDIESQPFLEAIRQVGHEVGYENRLFIHVTLVPYLESSGEHKSKPTQHSVKELQSFGIMPDVIVARCDQRIDAPVLQKIAAFCNVKPDCVIENLTLPVLYAAPMMLEEAGLAQIALRELHLEAPHAPELSGWQAMLGRIEGCRQSVRIALVGKYVKLHDSYLSVSEALKHGGYESGVRVEVDWVDSEQITPQTAAALLGGADGIIVPGGFGGRGIEGMIEAARYAREQHIPYFGICLGMQIAAIEWARHVLGYADANSREFDEASQHLVIDLMPDQQGNLPKGGTMRLGAYPCRAAAGSKLLMAYGQDEIAERHRHRYEFNNVFREAFEASGAVFSGLSPDGRLVEALELPSHDFYVGVQYHPEFKSRPNKAHPLFREFIRAGIRYQEGRAK; from the coding sequence ATGGCGGCAAAATATATTTTTGTAACGGGCGGCGTGGTATCCGGGCTGGGAAAGGGCATTACGGCGGCCTCACTGGGGCGGCTTTTGAAGGCGCGGGGCTTTAAGGTGGCCGCACAGAAGCTGGATCCTTATATCAATATTGATCCCGGCACGATGAGTCCCTATCAGCACGGAGAGGTGTTTGTGACGGAGGACGGCGCGGAGACCGATCTGGATCTGGGGCATTATGAGCGCTTCATCGACGAAAACCTGAATCAGTATTCTAACCTGACAACCGGCAAGGTATACTGGAATGTGCTGAATAAGGAGCGGCGCGGCGAATATCTGGGAGAGACCATTCAGGTGATTCCGCATATTACCAATGAGATTAAAGCCTTTATTTATTCGGTGCAGAAGAAAACAGATGCCGATATCGTGATCACGGAGATCGGCGGCACCACCGGCGATATCGAGTCGCAGCCGTTTTTGGAGGCCATCCGTCAGGTCGGACATGAGGTGGGCTATGAAAACCGGCTGTTCATCCATGTGACACTGGTGCCCTATCTCGAATCCTCGGGCGAGCATAAGTCCAAGCCCACGCAGCATTCCGTGAAGGAGCTGCAGTCATTTGGCATCATGCCGGATGTGATCGTGGCGCGCTGCGATCAGAGGATTGATGCGCCGGTGCTGCAAAAGATCGCGGCCTTCTGCAATGTTAAGCCGGACTGCGTGATCGAAAATCTGACGCTGCCGGTGCTGTACGCTGCACCTATGATGCTGGAGGAGGCCGGACTTGCACAGATCGCGCTCCGGGAGCTGCATCTGGAGGCGCCGCATGCGCCGGAGCTTAGCGGCTGGCAGGCCATGCTCGGCCGCATCGAAGGCTGCCGGCAATCGGTGCGCATTGCGCTGGTAGGCAAATATGTCAAGCTGCATGATTCTTATCTTTCGGTGAGCGAGGCGCTGAAGCACGGCGGCTATGAGAGCGGCGTCAGGGTCGAGGTCGACTGGGTGGACAGCGAGCAGATCACGCCGCAGACGGCAGCCGCGCTGCTAGGCGGAGCCGATGGCATCATTGTGCCCGGCGGCTTTGGCGGGCGCGGCATCGAAGGGATGATCGAGGCCGCCCGCTACGCCAGAGAGCAGCATATCCCCTATTTCGGCATTTGCCTGGGCATGCAGATCGCCGCCATCGAATGGGCGCGCCATGTGCTCGGCTATGCGGATGCCAATTCCCGTGAATTTGACGAGGCCAGCCAGCATCTGGTCATCGATCTGATGCCCGACCAGCAGGGGAATCTGCCTAAGGGCGGCACCATGCGGCTGGGAGCTTATCCGTGCAGGGCTGCCGCAGGCAGCAAGCTGCTCATGGCTTATGGGCAGGACGAAATCGCCGAGAGGCACCGGCACCGCTATGAATTTAACAACGTCTTCCGCGAGGCCTTTGAGGCCTCCGGCGCCGTGTTTAGCGGCCTATCGCCGGACGGGCGGCTGGTGGAGGCGCTGGAGCTGCCGTCACATGATTTTTATGTGGGCGTGCAGTACCATCCGGAGTTTAAGAGCCGGCCCAACAAGGCGCATCCGCTATTCAGAGAATTTATCCGCGCCGGCATCCGCTATCAGGAAGGGAGAGCAAAATGA